In one Lycium barbarum isolate Lr01 chromosome 7, ASM1917538v2, whole genome shotgun sequence genomic region, the following are encoded:
- the LOC132603884 gene encoding short chain aldehyde dehydrogenase 1-like isoform X5 encodes MSVQLIKIGKSENKLKLKAFAGVNLIGSAVVATSGAAAFDPSTDSMSSAHKSETELSRLGNMANNNSLPSPVAKRLEGKVALITGGASGIGAATARLFVQHGAKVTIADIQDNLGTSLVQEIGTEHMIFVHCSVAIESDVQNAVDVTVAKFGKLDIMFSNAGIADKPNSSILEVDYDIIKNVFDVNVAGSFFCAKHAARVMIPAKRGSVIFTASAAAVVYGIAPHAYAASKSAVLGLSKNIGVELGKYGIKVNCVSPHYISTPLVLNAFGIAERQMAEQWLAEGGNLKGVLLDEEEVAKAVLYLANDDSKYVSGINLVLDGGYSTTNVALSEAHKKIFPSATTHQSPNEAV; translated from the exons ATGTCTGTTCAACTGATCAAAATAGGAAAGTCAGaaaacaagttaaaattgaagGCCTTCGCGGGTGTAAATCTGATCGGATCCGCCGTCGTCGCCACCTCTGGAGCAGCTGCCTTTGATCCTTCCACTGATTCCATGTCCTCTGCTCACAAATCCGAG ACAGAGCTCTCAAGATTGGGGAACATGGCCAACAATAATTCTCTTCCATCACCAGTAGCCAAAAG GCTTGAAGGTAAAGTAGCACTTATAACAGGTGGAGCTAGTGGCATAGGAGCAGCCACAGCTAGGCTCTTTGTTCAACATGGTGCAAAAGTTACTATTGCAGACATTCAGGACAACCTAGGAACTTCCTTAGTACAAGAAATTGGAACAGAACACATGATATTTGTCCATTGCAGTGTCGCGATTGAATCAGACGTTCAAAATGCTGTTGATGTAACAGTTGCCAAATTTGGTAAGCTCGACATAATGTTCAGTAACGCTGGTATAGCGGATAAGCCAAATTCCAGTATCTTAGAAGTAGATTATGATATTATTAAGAACGTGTTCGATGTAAACGTTGCTGGCTCGTTCTTCTGCGCGAAACATGCTGCTAGAGTGATGATTCCAGCCAAGAGAGGTTCAGTTATCTTTACAGCTAGTGCTGCCGCAGTGGTCTATGGTATTGCCCCTCACGCATATGCGGCATCTAAAAGTGCAGTTTTAGGGCTTTCCAAGAACATCGGAGTAGAATTAGGAAAGTATGGAATAAAAGTTAACTGTGTTTCTCCTCATTACATTAGCACACCACTTGTGTTGAATGCGTTTGGAATAGCTGAGAGACAAATGGCGGAACAATGGTTGGCGGAAGGAGGAAATTTAAAAGGAGTTTTACTAGATGAAGAGGAGGTGGCAAAAGCAGTGTTGTACTTAGCAAATGATGATTCCAAATACGTGAGTGGTATTAATCTAGTTCTTGATGGTGGTTATAGTACCACAAATGTGGCTTTATCAGAGGCCCATAAGAAAATATTTCCATCAGCTACTACCCATCAGAGTCCCAACGAAGCAGTGTAA
- the LOC132603884 gene encoding short chain aldehyde dehydrogenase 1-like isoform X2 encodes MSVQLIKIGKSENKLKLKAFAGVNLIGSAVVATSGAAAFDPSTDSMSSAHKSEDGFSFSSLNISTTWMTSFKHYSVQCLNSFINRVPEVVLYMKKTELSRLGNMANNNSLPSPVAKRLEGKVALITGGASGIGAATARLFVQHGAKVTIADIQDNLGTSLVQEIGTEHMIFVHCSVAIESDVQNAVDVTVAKFGKLDIMFSNAGIADKPNSSILEVDYDIIKNVFDVNVAGSFFCAKHAARVMIPAKRGSVIFTASAAAVVYGIAPHAYAASKSAVLGLSKNIGVELGKYGIKVNCVSPHYISTPLVLNAFGIAERQMAEQWLAEGGNLKGVLLDEEEVAKAVLYLANDDSKYVSGINLVLDGGYSTTNVALSEAHKKIFPSATTHQSPNEAV; translated from the exons ATGTCTGTTCAACTGATCAAAATAGGAAAGTCAGaaaacaagttaaaattgaagGCCTTCGCGGGTGTAAATCTGATCGGATCCGCCGTCGTCGCCACCTCTGGAGCAGCTGCCTTTGATCCTTCCACTGATTCCATGTCCTCTGCTCACAAATCCGAG GATGGCTTCAGCTTCAGCAGCTTAAACATTTCAACAACCTGGAtg ACTTCTTTTAAACATTATTCAGTTCAATGTCTAAACTCTTTTATAAATAGAGTCCCTGAAGTTGTTCTGTATATGAAGAAGACAGAGCTCTCAAGATTGGGGAACATGGCCAACAATAATTCTCTTCCATCACCAGTAGCCAAAAG GCTTGAAGGTAAAGTAGCACTTATAACAGGTGGAGCTAGTGGCATAGGAGCAGCCACAGCTAGGCTCTTTGTTCAACATGGTGCAAAAGTTACTATTGCAGACATTCAGGACAACCTAGGAACTTCCTTAGTACAAGAAATTGGAACAGAACACATGATATTTGTCCATTGCAGTGTCGCGATTGAATCAGACGTTCAAAATGCTGTTGATGTAACAGTTGCCAAATTTGGTAAGCTCGACATAATGTTCAGTAACGCTGGTATAGCGGATAAGCCAAATTCCAGTATCTTAGAAGTAGATTATGATATTATTAAGAACGTGTTCGATGTAAACGTTGCTGGCTCGTTCTTCTGCGCGAAACATGCTGCTAGAGTGATGATTCCAGCCAAGAGAGGTTCAGTTATCTTTACAGCTAGTGCTGCCGCAGTGGTCTATGGTATTGCCCCTCACGCATATGCGGCATCTAAAAGTGCAGTTTTAGGGCTTTCCAAGAACATCGGAGTAGAATTAGGAAAGTATGGAATAAAAGTTAACTGTGTTTCTCCTCATTACATTAGCACACCACTTGTGTTGAATGCGTTTGGAATAGCTGAGAGACAAATGGCGGAACAATGGTTGGCGGAAGGAGGAAATTTAAAAGGAGTTTTACTAGATGAAGAGGAGGTGGCAAAAGCAGTGTTGTACTTAGCAAATGATGATTCCAAATACGTGAGTGGTATTAATCTAGTTCTTGATGGTGGTTATAGTACCACAAATGTGGCTTTATCAGAGGCCCATAAGAAAATATTTCCATCAGCTACTACCCATCAGAGTCCCAACGAAGCAGTGTAA
- the LOC132603884 gene encoding short chain aldehyde dehydrogenase 1-like isoform X4: MSVQLIKIGKSENKLKLKAFAGVNLIGSAVVATSGAAAFDPSTDSMSSAHKSEKTELSRLGNMANNNSLPSPVAKRLEGKVALITGGASGIGAATARLFVQHGAKVTIADIQDNLGTSLVQEIGTEHMIFVHCSVAIESDVQNAVDVTVAKFGKLDIMFSNAGIADKPNSSILEVDYDIIKNVFDVNVAGSFFCAKHAARVMIPAKRGSVIFTASAAAVVYGIAPHAYAASKSAVLGLSKNIGVELGKYGIKVNCVSPHYISTPLVLNAFGIAERQMAEQWLAEGGNLKGVLLDEEEVAKAVLYLANDDSKYVSGINLVLDGGYSTTNVALSEAHKKIFPSATTHQSPNEAV; the protein is encoded by the exons ATGTCTGTTCAACTGATCAAAATAGGAAAGTCAGaaaacaagttaaaattgaagGCCTTCGCGGGTGTAAATCTGATCGGATCCGCCGTCGTCGCCACCTCTGGAGCAGCTGCCTTTGATCCTTCCACTGATTCCATGTCCTCTGCTCACAAATCCGAG AAGACAGAGCTCTCAAGATTGGGGAACATGGCCAACAATAATTCTCTTCCATCACCAGTAGCCAAAAG GCTTGAAGGTAAAGTAGCACTTATAACAGGTGGAGCTAGTGGCATAGGAGCAGCCACAGCTAGGCTCTTTGTTCAACATGGTGCAAAAGTTACTATTGCAGACATTCAGGACAACCTAGGAACTTCCTTAGTACAAGAAATTGGAACAGAACACATGATATTTGTCCATTGCAGTGTCGCGATTGAATCAGACGTTCAAAATGCTGTTGATGTAACAGTTGCCAAATTTGGTAAGCTCGACATAATGTTCAGTAACGCTGGTATAGCGGATAAGCCAAATTCCAGTATCTTAGAAGTAGATTATGATATTATTAAGAACGTGTTCGATGTAAACGTTGCTGGCTCGTTCTTCTGCGCGAAACATGCTGCTAGAGTGATGATTCCAGCCAAGAGAGGTTCAGTTATCTTTACAGCTAGTGCTGCCGCAGTGGTCTATGGTATTGCCCCTCACGCATATGCGGCATCTAAAAGTGCAGTTTTAGGGCTTTCCAAGAACATCGGAGTAGAATTAGGAAAGTATGGAATAAAAGTTAACTGTGTTTCTCCTCATTACATTAGCACACCACTTGTGTTGAATGCGTTTGGAATAGCTGAGAGACAAATGGCGGAACAATGGTTGGCGGAAGGAGGAAATTTAAAAGGAGTTTTACTAGATGAAGAGGAGGTGGCAAAAGCAGTGTTGTACTTAGCAAATGATGATTCCAAATACGTGAGTGGTATTAATCTAGTTCTTGATGGTGGTTATAGTACCACAAATGTGGCTTTATCAGAGGCCCATAAGAAAATATTTCCATCAGCTACTACCCATCAGAGTCCCAACGAAGCAGTGTAA
- the LOC132603886 gene encoding extensin-2-like isoform X1 translates to MASSDKNDRHRSNSLPGKSTIKSKRGKNTTKSQGKSTVSTSRASHSSIPPLHPPSHGPSSKSKDKSAVSTPSPSLSSIPPAHPPSHGPSSKSKEKSTVSTPSPSLSFIPQVHPPSQGTSSFSHSFYGTLPPLGYSLIPPPGYSPMPPQGYSVISPTAPFYNMPPPGCSSMPPSYMNPPGMHSAYLAAVKRCPSPETPSSEATRSASPRLSRLNVGSRNSEASPSRSSTPLQLMVQIFHHLES, encoded by the coding sequence ATGGCATCAAGTGATAAAAATGACCGACATCGGAGTAATAGTTTGCCTGGGAAGAGTACTATTAAGAGTAAGCGTGGGAAGAATACTACCAAGAGTCAAGGAAAATCGACCGTCTCTACATCGAGGGCATCTCATTCTTCTATTCCACCATTGCATCCTCCTTCACATGGCCCGTCATCAAAGAGTAAAGACAAATCAGCTGTATCTACACCGAGTCCATCACTTTCTTCCATTCCACCAGCGCATCCTCCTTCACATGGCCCGTCATCAAAGAGTAAAGAGAAATCAACTGTATCTACACCGAGTCCAtcactttctttcattccacAAGTGCATCCTCCTTCACAGGGGACGTCATCATTTTCACATTCtttttatggtactctgcctcccCTAGGCTATAGCTTGATCCCTCCCCCGGGATATAGTCCGATGCCTCCACAGGGCTATTCCGTGATTTCACCTACAGCACCTTTCTACAATATGCCTCCCCCAGGTTGTTCCTCGATGCCTCCCTCTTATATGAATCCACCTGGAATGCATTCCGCTTACCTCGCTGCCGTGAAACGATGTCCATCTCCAGAGACTCCTTCGTCAGAGGCCACTCGATCAGCCAGTCCACGCCTTTCTAGGCTAAATGTTGGATCGAGAAATTCTGAGGCATCTCCTAGCCGTTCTTCTACTCCTCTTCAGTTGATGGTCCAAATCTTCCATCACCTGGAAAGTTAG
- the LOC132603884 gene encoding short chain aldehyde dehydrogenase 1-like isoform X1: MSVQLIKIGKSENKLKLKAFAGVNLIGSAVVATSGAAAFDPSTDSMSSAHKSESLQDGFSFSSLNISTTWMTSFKHYSVQCLNSFINRVPEVVLYMKKTELSRLGNMANNNSLPSPVAKRLEGKVALITGGASGIGAATARLFVQHGAKVTIADIQDNLGTSLVQEIGTEHMIFVHCSVAIESDVQNAVDVTVAKFGKLDIMFSNAGIADKPNSSILEVDYDIIKNVFDVNVAGSFFCAKHAARVMIPAKRGSVIFTASAAAVVYGIAPHAYAASKSAVLGLSKNIGVELGKYGIKVNCVSPHYISTPLVLNAFGIAERQMAEQWLAEGGNLKGVLLDEEEVAKAVLYLANDDSKYVSGINLVLDGGYSTTNVALSEAHKKIFPSATTHQSPNEAV; encoded by the exons ATGTCTGTTCAACTGATCAAAATAGGAAAGTCAGaaaacaagttaaaattgaagGCCTTCGCGGGTGTAAATCTGATCGGATCCGCCGTCGTCGCCACCTCTGGAGCAGCTGCCTTTGATCCTTCCACTGATTCCATGTCCTCTGCTCACAAATCCGAG AGCTTGCAGGATGGCTTCAGCTTCAGCAGCTTAAACATTTCAACAACCTGGAtg ACTTCTTTTAAACATTATTCAGTTCAATGTCTAAACTCTTTTATAAATAGAGTCCCTGAAGTTGTTCTGTATATGAAGAAGACAGAGCTCTCAAGATTGGGGAACATGGCCAACAATAATTCTCTTCCATCACCAGTAGCCAAAAG GCTTGAAGGTAAAGTAGCACTTATAACAGGTGGAGCTAGTGGCATAGGAGCAGCCACAGCTAGGCTCTTTGTTCAACATGGTGCAAAAGTTACTATTGCAGACATTCAGGACAACCTAGGAACTTCCTTAGTACAAGAAATTGGAACAGAACACATGATATTTGTCCATTGCAGTGTCGCGATTGAATCAGACGTTCAAAATGCTGTTGATGTAACAGTTGCCAAATTTGGTAAGCTCGACATAATGTTCAGTAACGCTGGTATAGCGGATAAGCCAAATTCCAGTATCTTAGAAGTAGATTATGATATTATTAAGAACGTGTTCGATGTAAACGTTGCTGGCTCGTTCTTCTGCGCGAAACATGCTGCTAGAGTGATGATTCCAGCCAAGAGAGGTTCAGTTATCTTTACAGCTAGTGCTGCCGCAGTGGTCTATGGTATTGCCCCTCACGCATATGCGGCATCTAAAAGTGCAGTTTTAGGGCTTTCCAAGAACATCGGAGTAGAATTAGGAAAGTATGGAATAAAAGTTAACTGTGTTTCTCCTCATTACATTAGCACACCACTTGTGTTGAATGCGTTTGGAATAGCTGAGAGACAAATGGCGGAACAATGGTTGGCGGAAGGAGGAAATTTAAAAGGAGTTTTACTAGATGAAGAGGAGGTGGCAAAAGCAGTGTTGTACTTAGCAAATGATGATTCCAAATACGTGAGTGGTATTAATCTAGTTCTTGATGGTGGTTATAGTACCACAAATGTGGCTTTATCAGAGGCCCATAAGAAAATATTTCCATCAGCTACTACCCATCAGAGTCCCAACGAAGCAGTGTAA
- the LOC132603884 gene encoding short chain aldehyde dehydrogenase 1-like isoform X3 — protein MSVQLIKIGKSENKLKLKAFAGVNLIGSAVVATSGAAAFDPSTDSMSSAHKSETSFKHYSVQCLNSFINRVPEVVLYMKKTELSRLGNMANNNSLPSPVAKRLEGKVALITGGASGIGAATARLFVQHGAKVTIADIQDNLGTSLVQEIGTEHMIFVHCSVAIESDVQNAVDVTVAKFGKLDIMFSNAGIADKPNSSILEVDYDIIKNVFDVNVAGSFFCAKHAARVMIPAKRGSVIFTASAAAVVYGIAPHAYAASKSAVLGLSKNIGVELGKYGIKVNCVSPHYISTPLVLNAFGIAERQMAEQWLAEGGNLKGVLLDEEEVAKAVLYLANDDSKYVSGINLVLDGGYSTTNVALSEAHKKIFPSATTHQSPNEAV, from the exons ATGTCTGTTCAACTGATCAAAATAGGAAAGTCAGaaaacaagttaaaattgaagGCCTTCGCGGGTGTAAATCTGATCGGATCCGCCGTCGTCGCCACCTCTGGAGCAGCTGCCTTTGATCCTTCCACTGATTCCATGTCCTCTGCTCACAAATCCGAG ACTTCTTTTAAACATTATTCAGTTCAATGTCTAAACTCTTTTATAAATAGAGTCCCTGAAGTTGTTCTGTATATGAAGAAGACAGAGCTCTCAAGATTGGGGAACATGGCCAACAATAATTCTCTTCCATCACCAGTAGCCAAAAG GCTTGAAGGTAAAGTAGCACTTATAACAGGTGGAGCTAGTGGCATAGGAGCAGCCACAGCTAGGCTCTTTGTTCAACATGGTGCAAAAGTTACTATTGCAGACATTCAGGACAACCTAGGAACTTCCTTAGTACAAGAAATTGGAACAGAACACATGATATTTGTCCATTGCAGTGTCGCGATTGAATCAGACGTTCAAAATGCTGTTGATGTAACAGTTGCCAAATTTGGTAAGCTCGACATAATGTTCAGTAACGCTGGTATAGCGGATAAGCCAAATTCCAGTATCTTAGAAGTAGATTATGATATTATTAAGAACGTGTTCGATGTAAACGTTGCTGGCTCGTTCTTCTGCGCGAAACATGCTGCTAGAGTGATGATTCCAGCCAAGAGAGGTTCAGTTATCTTTACAGCTAGTGCTGCCGCAGTGGTCTATGGTATTGCCCCTCACGCATATGCGGCATCTAAAAGTGCAGTTTTAGGGCTTTCCAAGAACATCGGAGTAGAATTAGGAAAGTATGGAATAAAAGTTAACTGTGTTTCTCCTCATTACATTAGCACACCACTTGTGTTGAATGCGTTTGGAATAGCTGAGAGACAAATGGCGGAACAATGGTTGGCGGAAGGAGGAAATTTAAAAGGAGTTTTACTAGATGAAGAGGAGGTGGCAAAAGCAGTGTTGTACTTAGCAAATGATGATTCCAAATACGTGAGTGGTATTAATCTAGTTCTTGATGGTGGTTATAGTACCACAAATGTGGCTTTATCAGAGGCCCATAAGAAAATATTTCCATCAGCTACTACCCATCAGAGTCCCAACGAAGCAGTGTAA
- the LOC132603886 gene encoding uncharacterized protein LOC132603886 isoform X2, which yields MGTARRKLQVTLGRPPNHHEVWKKTHTKIEDGKEVWVEPGAEDTYNRYNQVMEELTRSQSTDDQGNTIMPSEEQIISCWLDVVSGLNKGREYGLCSEKNFHRLQCGLQGIGSSATVSNEQLEEM from the exons ATGGGGACTGCTAGGAGGAAATTG CAAGTTACTCTTGGTAGACCACCCAATCATCATGAGGTATGGAAGAAGACACATACGAAAATTGAAGACGGAAAAGAAGTTTGGGTcgagccaggggcagaggataccTAT AATCGGTATAATCAAGTGATGGAGGAGCTCACTAGGAGTCAGTCGACCGATGATCAAGGCAATACAATCATGCCATCGGAGGAACAAATTATCTCCTGTTGGTTGGACGTGGTCAGCGGCCTGAATAAGGGAAGAGAATACGGCCTTTGCTCCGAGAAGAACTTTCACCGCCTCCAGTGTGGATTGCAAGGTATAGGAAGTTCTGCCACTGTGTCAAATGAGCAGCTTGAGGAGATGTGA